The Amycolatopsis endophytica genome includes the window ACGGTCTGCCAGGCGTCCTCACCGCGGGTGGCCCACAGGTACAGCCCGGCCTCCGAGTGGTCGATCCGGAAACCGTTGTCCTGCAATGCCTTCTGCAGCACCAGCCGACGGCGCGCGTACCGCTCGCGCTGCAGCGCCAGCGCGTCGTCGTCGGTCAGCGCGGCCGTCATCGCCTCCTGCACCGGGCGCGGAACGATCATGCCGGCGTGCTTGCGCACCGCCAGCAGACCCGCGACCAGCTCCGGGTCACCGGTGACGAAACCGGCGCGGTAGCTGGCCAGGTTCGCCGACTTGGACAGCGAGTGCACGGCCAGCAGGTTGTCGAGCCGCCCACCGCACACCGAGGGGTGCAGGATCGACACCGGATCGGCGTCCCATCCGAGCGCGAGATAGCACTCGTCGGACACGACCAGCACGTCCCGCTCGCGCGCCCACTCGACGATCCCGCGCAGCGCCTCGGCACCCAGCACACGACCGGTCGGGTTGGACGGCGAATTCAGCCACAGCACCGCGGGCGGTTCGGCGAGACCACGCGGGTCATCGCCGCGCACCACCGAGGCGCCGGCCAGCAGCGCGCCGACCTCGTACGTCGGGTACGCCAGTTCGGGGATGGCCACGGTGTCGCCCGGCTCGGCGCCGAGCAGGCGCGGGAGCCAGGCGACGAGCTCCTTCGAACCGATGGTGGGCAGGACGGCCGCTGGGTCGACCCCGGCGATCCCGTGCCTGCGGTTCAGAGCTTCGACCGCGGCCGCGCGCAGCTCCGGCGTGCCGTGCGTGGTCGGGTACCCGGGGATTTCCGAGACCGACGCCAGCGCGGCCCGGATCGAGCCGGGGACCGGATCGACCGGAGTGCCGACCGACAGGTCGACGAGCCCGCCTGGGTGTGACTTCGCCCGCGCCGTGGGCTCGGCGAGCGAGTCCCACGGAAAGTCGGGCAGTCCGGTGCCGCCGCGTTTCATTCGCCCTGCGGAGGCAGGTCCTTGACCCACTGCGGATCGTTGCTGGTCTTGCCGACCTTGGAGGCGCCACCGGGCGAGCCAAGGCTGTCGAAGAAGTCGACGTTGGCCTTCGTGTACTGCGCCCACTCGTCCGGCACGTCGTCCTCGTAGTAGATCGCCTCGACCGGGCACACCGGTTCACACGCGCCGCAGTCCACGCACTCGTCGGGGTGGATGTAGAGCATGCGGTCGCCCTCGTAGATGCAGTCGACAGGGCACTCGTCGATGCACGCCTTGTCGAGCACGTCGACGCAGGGCTCGGCGATCACGTACGTCACTGCGGTCTCCTGCTAGGTCTGCGTAATCCAACGGAATCCACTACCGACTCTGGACATTACGCGCCGACGTCGGAACCTTCCAAAGTAAGGCCACCCTTAATCGCAGGATCGGCGAGCACAATGTGAACCGTGGACGCCTTCGAAACGCTCGAACTGCGCTGTGCCGACGCCTGGCCGGCGGTGACCGAGGACAAGATCGGTGACTGGCGGCTTCGCGCCGCCGGCGGATTCACCGGACGGGCCAACAGCGCGCTGGCCGTCGGGGACCCTGGAGTGCCGGTGGAGCACGCCTTACGAGACGTGTGTGACTTCGCCCACGCCCAGGGAATCCCGCCCGTGGTGCAGGTCGTGGACGGCAGCGAAAACGAGCGCGCGATCGGGTCGGCGGGCTGGGTGCCCAACAGCGCACACGCGGCCGGGCACGTCGTGTCGGTGCTCACCGGACCGCTCGGCGAGGGCGCCGAGGGAATCTCCGTGCTCGCGACGCCGACAGCGGGCTGGTGGGAGCTGACCGTCGGACGGTCCGCGCCCACCGAGGCCGAGCGGCACGTGCTCACCACCGGCGAAATCGGCTACGTGACCGCCGACGTGATGGGTGTCACGGCCGGCGCGGTGCGCGCCGCGGTGGTCGGCGACGTCCTGCACATCGCCCGGCTGGCCGTCCGGCCGGAGTACCGGCGCCGTGGTCTGGCCTCGGCGTTGATGGCCGCGTGCGGGCCGTGGGCAGCCGAACGCGGGGCCACCCGCTGCGCGCTCCAGGTCGCCGTCGACAACGACGGCGCGCTGGCGTTCTACGACCGGCTCGGCTTCACCGGACACCACAGGTACCGCTACTGGGTTCCCGGACCCCGGGCGTGCGAGGATCGGCCGCTGTGAAGGTTGTCGTAGTTGTCGGCGGGGTGGGCGGCGCCCGCTTCCTGCTCGGAGTCAAAGCCGCGCTGGGCCTGCCCCCGATCGGCCCTGGGGAATCGCCGCACGAGGTCACGGCGCTGGTCAACACCGGCGACGACGTGTGGATGCACGGCCTGCGCATCAGCCCGGACCTGGACACCTGCATGTACACGCTCGGCGGTGGCATCGACACCGAGCGCGGCTGGGGTCACCAGGGCGAGACGTGGGCGGTCAAGGAGGAGCTGGCGGCCTACGGCGCCGAGCCGACCTGGTTCGGGCTCGGCGACAAGGACATCGCCACCCACCTGATCCGCACGAGGATGCTGCGCGCGGGCTACCCGCTGTCCGCGGTCACCGAGGCGTTGTGCGACCGGTGGAAGCCGGGCGTGCGGCTGTTGCCGATGAGCGACGACCGCGTCGAGACGCACGTCGTGATCGACGATCCGGACGACGTGGGCAACCGCAAGGCGATCCACTTCCAGGAGTGGTGGGTGCGGTACCGCTCCCAGCCCGAGGCGCACTCGATCGTCCCGGTCGGCGTCGAGGAGGCCAAGCCCGCGCCGGGTGTGCTGGACGCGATCGCGGAGGCCGACGCCGTCCTGTTCGCACCGTCCAACCCGGTCGTCTCGGTCGGCACCGTGCTGTCCGTGCCCGGCGTGAAGGAAGCGCTGCGGAAGACCGAGGCCGGGGTGGTCGGTGTGTCACCGATCATCAGCGGCAAGCCGGTGCGCGGCATGGCCGACGCGTGCCTGGCCGCGATCGGGGTGGAGACGTCGGCGGAGGCCGTCGGCATCCACTACGGATCGCGGCAGACCTCCGAGGACGGGCTGCTCGACGGCTGGCTGGTCGCCGAGGGCGAGACGGTGCACGTGCCCGGTGTCGCCGTGCGGGCCATCCCGCTGCTGATGTCCGATGTGGACGCCACGGCCGCCATGGCGCGGGCGGCGCTGGAACTCGCGGGAGCCGACGTTGAGTGACCATTCCACCCGTCGGCTGGAGATCCTCCCGGTCGAGGGCCTGCCCGAGTTCCGGCCCGGTGACGACCTGACCGGCGCGATCGCGACCGCCGCGAAGTGGCTGCGCTCCGGCGACATCCTGGTCGTGACCAGCAAGGTCGTCTCGAAGATCGAGGGACGGCTGGTGCGCGTGCCCACCGATCCGGAGGAACGCGACGCGACCCGCCGTGAGCTGGTCGAGCAGGAGTCGGTGCGGGTGCTGGCCCGGTTCAACCGGACCCTGATCACGCAGAACCGGATCGGCGTCGTGCAGGCCGCCTCCGGCGTGGACGCGTCCAATGTGGCCGGTGACGAGATCGCGTTGCTGCCCAGCGATCCGGACGCCTCCGCGCTGGCGCTGCGCAACGGCCTGCGGGAGCGGCTCGGCGTCGAGATCGCGGTCGTCATCACCGACACCATGGGGCGCGCGTGGCGGGTCGGGCAGACCGACAACGCGATCGGCTCCAGCGGGCTGCGGGTGCTGCACTCCTACGAGGGCGAGGTCGACGCACAGGGCAACGAGCTGCAGGTCACCGAAATCGCGGTGGCCGACGAGGTCGCGGCGGCCGCGGACCTGGTCAAGGGCAAGCTGACCGCGACGCCGGTCGCGGTGGTGCGCGGTCTGCGGCTCGACGACGACGGGTCGACGGCGCGGAAGCTGGTGCGGCCCTCCGAAGAGGACATGTTCTCGATGGGCACGCGTGAGGCGATCGCGCGGGGGCGCCGCGAGGCCGTGCCCGCCCGCCGGTCGGTGCGCTCGTTCACCGGCGAGCCGGTCGATCCCGATGCGTTGCGCCGGGCGATCGGCGCGGCACTGACCGCGCCCGCGCCGCACCACACGCATCCGGTGCGGTTCGTGTGGCTGCGTGACCGCGGGCTGCGGACGAAGCTGCTGGAGGCGATGCGCGAGGCGTGGCGGGCCGACCTCTCCGGCGACGCGTTCACCGAGGAGCAGATCGCGAAGCGGACCGCGCGCGGCGACATCCTGTTCGACGCGCCCGAGGTCGTGATCCCGTTCCTGGTGCCCGAAGGCGCGCACACGTACCGCGACGAGCGGCGCAACGACTGCGAGCGGACGATGTTCACCGTCGCCGGTGGCGCGGCGGTGCAGGGGCTGCTGGTGGCGCTGGCCGCCGAGGAGCTGGGCTCGTGCTGGATCGGGTCGACGATCTTCGCCGCGGACCTGGTGCGTGAGGTGCTGGGGCTGGAGCCGTCGTGGCAGCCGCTGGGCGCGGTCGCCATCGGGCACCCGGCCGGGCCCGCCGCGCCGCGCGAACCCTCGACCGAGGGGTTGATCGAGCTGTGAGCCCGCACTCGGACGTCGTCGAGACGCTGGAGAAGTGGCAGCCGGGGACGGCCGGGCAGGAGGCGTTGCGGCACGCGTTCCTGGGTTTTCTCGCCGCGCGGGAGGACGCCTGCCTGCGGTCGTGCGAGGCCGGGCACGTCACGGCGTCGGCGGTGGTGCTGAACGCGTCGCGTTCGCACGTGCTGCTGACGCTGCACCCGCGGGTCGGGCGGTGGCTGCAGCTGGGCGGGCACTGCGAGGTTTCCGACGTGTCACTGTCGGAGGCAGCCCTGCGGGAGGCGTCGGAGGAGTCCGGGATGAGCGGGCTGACGATCTCCGCGGAACCCGTGCACCTCGACGTGCACCCGATCACGTGCTCGCTCGGAGTGCCGACGCGGCACTTCGACGTGCGGTACGTGGTGGTCGCGCCGGACGGGTCGGAGCCGGTGCGCAGCGACGAGTCGGACGACCTGCGCTGGTGGCCGCTGACCGCGTTGCCGCCCGGTTCGGAGGACCTGACCGAGCTGATCGCGGCGGCGTGCGGATGATCGTCCCGGTCGATTCCTCGTCCTCGGTGCCGCCGTTCGAGCAGGTGCGGTCGGGGCTGGCGGAGCGGATCAACTCCGGCGCGCTCGCGGTGGGCACGAAGCTGCCGACCGTGCGTGGCCTGGCGGAGGAGCTGGGGATCGCGCCCAACACGATCGCCCGCGCGTACCGGGAGCTGGAGGAGGCGGGCCTGATCGAGACCCGCGGCCGGGCGGGTTCGTTCGTGGCCTCCTCCGGCGACGAGTCCCTGTCACGCGCCCGTGAGGCCGCGCAAACCTACGCCGCGGTGACGCGGGCTCTGGGCTTGTCCGCCGACGAGGCACTGGCCATCGCGCGCGCCGCCCTACGACTCGCGCGGTAACCCAGCGAGTCCCACGCTCCCACGCGCGAATCCCCCGCTGCGGGCCGCGAGTTCGGCGTTCCGGAGCGCGAGTTCCGCGTTCGGGCGGGGTCAGATCGCGCGGTAGTCGCGGGGCGAGAAGCGCGGGCCGAACCGGGGGCGGGTGAATCCCGCCGCCTCCAGGTACCGCACCGCGCGTTGCCGTTGCGGCGCATAGGGGGCCAGCACCTCAGCCAGGCCCTCGTCGTCGAGTGGCTCGCCCAGCAGCGCGTACCCGACGACCGCGGGGATGTGGAAGTCGCCGAAGCTGACCGCGTCCGGGTCGCCCCACGCGCGCTGCGCGATCTCCGACGCGGTCCAGACCCCGATGCCCGGCACCTTCCGCAGGAACGCCCTGCCCTCCGCGCCGCGCATCCCCGCCGCCCGCTCCAGCCGGTGCGCCACCTGCGCCGAGTGGATCAGCGCCTTGCGCCTGCTCAGGTCCACGCCGGCCCGGTGCCAGGTCCAGTCCGGAATGGACATGATCGCCTTCGGTGACGGCGGCACCCGCGTCCCGGCAGGCGCCGGGCCCGGCGCTTCCTCGCCGAACCACCGGCACAGTTCACGCCACGACCGTCGCGCCTCGTAGCCGGTGACCTTCTGCTCCAGCACCGCCGGGATCAGCGCGTCCCACACCCGCCCGGTCGAGCCGAGGCGCAGCCCCGGCATGCGGCGCCGCACCTGGGCGACCTGGTCGTGGTGCGATACGAACTCGCTGTCGTCGTCCTCGGCGCCGAGAAGCGCCGGCACGCCGTCGAGCAGCCGGTCCGCGCCCGGCCCCCACGCCGCAGCCTCGATCTCGCCGTCGGAGAACCGGCGCAGCGCCAGCGTTCCCGGGCCGTCCGGGGTGTTGCCGGTCAGCCACGTGGTGCCCGTCTCGTCCGCGCGCAGGCACGGGTCGCCCTTGCCCCGCCGGTGCGGCCGGAGGACCGCATCGAGGTCGAGGGGGAACGGCGGGCGATACCGCATCAGGCGTCGCTGGAGAACCGGATCGATCCGTCGGCCAGCGTCGCGTCCGGCCACACGCGGGCGCCGTCGAGCAGTTCGCACCCGGCGCCGACGGTCGCGCCGTCGCCGAGCACCACGCCCTTGAGCACGGCACCCTTGCCGACGCGCGCGCCCACGCCCAGCACGGAGTTCTCCACGACCGCATTCTCCGCCACGGACACCCGGTCGAACAGCACCGCCCCGTCGATCCGCGCGCCGGAGGCCACGTGCGACCCCGCGGCGACGGTCGATCCGCCGGTGACCGTGGCGTCCGCGGCCACGTCCGCGCCCTCCAGCACGAGGGATTCGCCGGCCGGGCCGGGCAGGGCCGAGGTCGGGGCGAGCCCGCGCACCAGGTCCGCGCTGCCGCGCACGAACGCCTCCGGGGTGCCGACGTCGAGCCAGTAGGACGCGTCGACGAACCCGTGCAGGTGCGCGCCGTTCTCCAGGAGGCCGGGGAACGTCTCACGCTCGACCGATACGCGGCGACCTGCCGGGATGGCCTCCAGCACCGTGCGACGGAACACGTAGCAGCCGGCGTTGATCTGGTCGGTCGGCGGGTCGGGGGTCTTCTCCAGGAACGCGGTGACCCGCCCGTCGGCGTCGGTGGGCACCGAGCCGAAGCGGCTGGGGTCCTCGACGCGCTGCAGGTGCAGGGTGACGTCCGCGTTCGTGTCCCGATGGGTCTGGACCAGTGCGCGCAGGTCGGCGCCGGAGAGGATGTCGCCGTTGAAGATGACCGCGTGGTCGGCGCGCAGACGGTCGGCGACGTTGCGGATCGCGCCGCCGGTGTCCAGCGGTTCGTCCTCGACGACGTACTCGAGTTCCAGCCCCAGCGACGCGCCGTCGCCGAAGTGCTCCTCGAACACCTCGGCGCGGTAGGACGTCCCGAGCACCACATGCCTGATGCCCGCGGCGCGGATGCGGGACAGCAGGTGGGTCAGGAACGGCACGCCCGCGGTGGGCAGCATCGGTTTCGGGGCGGACAGGGTCAACGGCCGCAGGCGGGTGCCCTTGCCACCCACGAGCACAACGGCATCGACGTCCAGTTCCGAGGTCACGTGAAGATCCTTCCCTTTATCACGCACCGGCGGGCGACAAGCCGCGGGAAACAATGACGGCGACGGCCCGGAGGGCCTACCCTAGACAGCACACGCCGGGCCCCGTTCGGAGAGGGCCTTACGTCGAGTCGGGAGGCCTAGGGGATGGACCCCCGCGATCGAGCGGATGCTCTGCTGGCCAGGGCACAGTCCCGGGGTGCGTTCGTGGTGACACCGGACGCCGCGGTTTCGCCGATGGACGCCTCGACCACCCAGCAGATCCCGAGGTCGGTCGTCGACAAGATCGACGAGGACGACCCGGACACGACGGCCGTGGTGCCCGCGTCGGTGATCGAATCGGTGCAGGGCAGTCTGGAAGCCAAACCCGACACGCGAGTCGGGATGGCCCCGGTGCAGACCGAGGAAGAGGTCGACGGCCTCGTCCCGACGACCAAGACGCAGAACGGAAACTCCGACTTCGCACGCCGGCTGGAAGGGCTGTAGGCGGGCGCGGCAACGCACGCCGCACAGACCCGCGCCCTGAACCGGCGAGCTGGCTCCGGGATGACCACCCAGCTCGATTTGTCGCAGCTCGCTACTTGCCCCGCGTCTCGAACTTGAGCCGCAGTTTCAGTCCGGCCTTCACCGCCGCCAGCACGGGCTTCCAGGCGAGCCCCCGGTGCCGGTCGGCGAGGTAACGGTAAGCGCTCTCATGGTGTGCTGCCAGCATCTTCTTCGGGGCACGAGAGGTCGCCTTGCCGCCGATGTGCGTGACCGCCGCCGAGGGGATGTAGACGTTGTGCCACCCGGCACGCCCGATGCGGTCGCCGAGGTCGACGTCCTCGAAGTACATGAAGTAGCGGGTGTCGAAGCCGTCGACGGAGTCCCAGGCGGCGCGGCGGATGAGCTGGCACGAACCGGACAGCCAGCCGGACGTGCGTTCGATCGGGGCGCCCTGTTCCTGACGGTAGGCGCGGGTCCACGGGTTGGCGGGCCAGATCTTGCCGAACACGGCGTGCCCCATGCCGCGGCCCAGGGAGGGCAGCAGGCGGGCGGAGGGGTAGACGGTGCCGTCGGGGTCGCGGATGAGCGGCCCGAACGCGCCGCCGCGGGGCCAGCGCTGCCCGGCGTCGAGGAGGGTGTCGAGGGAGCCGGGTTCCCATTCGAGGTCCGGGTTGGCGATGACGATCCACCCGTAACGATCGTCGAGCTCCACCACGCCGCGATTGGCGCCACCGCCGTAGCCCAGGTTTTCGCCGATCCGCAGAACCTGCACGCCCGCGCGCCCCT containing:
- a CDS encoding coenzyme F420-0:L-glutamate ligase: MSDHSTRRLEILPVEGLPEFRPGDDLTGAIATAAKWLRSGDILVVTSKVVSKIEGRLVRVPTDPEERDATRRELVEQESVRVLARFNRTLITQNRIGVVQAASGVDASNVAGDEIALLPSDPDASALALRNGLRERLGVEIAVVITDTMGRAWRVGQTDNAIGSSGLRVLHSYEGEVDAQGNELQVTEIAVADEVAAAADLVKGKLTATPVAVVRGLRLDDDGSTARKLVRPSEEDMFSMGTREAIARGRREAVPARRSVRSFTGEPVDPDALRRAIGAALTAPAPHHTHPVRFVWLRDRGLRTKLLEAMREAWRADLSGDAFTEEQIAKRTARGDILFDAPEVVIPFLVPEGAHTYRDERRNDCERTMFTVAGGAAVQGLLVALAAEELGSCWIGSTIFAADLVREVLGLEPSWQPLGAVAIGHPAGPAAPREPSTEGLIEL
- a CDS encoding GNAT family N-acetyltransferase, whose product is MDAFETLELRCADAWPAVTEDKIGDWRLRAAGGFTGRANSALAVGDPGVPVEHALRDVCDFAHAQGIPPVVQVVDGSENERAIGSAGWVPNSAHAAGHVVSVLTGPLGEGAEGISVLATPTAGWWELTVGRSAPTEAERHVLTTGEIGYVTADVMGVTAGAVRAAVVGDVLHIARLAVRPEYRRRGLASALMAACGPWAAERGATRCALQVAVDNDGALAFYDRLGFTGHHRYRYWVPGPRACEDRPL
- the fdxA gene encoding ferredoxin, with protein sequence MTYVIAEPCVDVLDKACIDECPVDCIYEGDRMLYIHPDECVDCGACEPVCPVEAIYYEDDVPDEWAQYTKANVDFFDSLGSPGGASKVGKTSNDPQWVKDLPPQGE
- a CDS encoding GntR family transcriptional regulator encodes the protein MIVPVDSSSSVPPFEQVRSGLAERINSGALAVGTKLPTVRGLAEELGIAPNTIARAYRELEEAGLIETRGRAGSFVASSGDESLSRAREAAQTYAAVTRALGLSADEALAIARAALRLAR
- the dapC gene encoding succinyldiaminopimelate transaminase, with the translated sequence MKRGGTGLPDFPWDSLAEPTARAKSHPGGLVDLSVGTPVDPVPGSIRAALASVSEIPGYPTTHGTPELRAAAVEALNRRHGIAGVDPAAVLPTIGSKELVAWLPRLLGAEPGDTVAIPELAYPTYEVGALLAGASVVRGDDPRGLAEPPAVLWLNSPSNPTGRVLGAEALRGIVEWARERDVLVVSDECYLALGWDADPVSILHPSVCGGRLDNLLAVHSLSKSANLASYRAGFVTGDPELVAGLLAVRKHAGMIVPRPVQEAMTAALTDDDALALQRERYARRRLVLQKALQDNGFRIDHSEAGLYLWATRGEDAWQTVAWLSERGILVAPGTFYGPRGGEHVRVALTATDERIEAAAERLS
- a CDS encoding glycosyltransferase family 2 protein, which produces MTEPSRYGDGVAVVVVTYFPGEDLDRFLDSLEKATSRDVQVIVADNDSTDEALDRAEGRAGVQVLRIGENLGYGGGANRGVVELDDRYGWIVIANPDLEWEPGSLDTLLDAGQRWPRGGAFGPLIRDPDGTVYPSARLLPSLGRGMGHAVFGKIWPANPWTRAYRQEQGAPIERTSGWLSGSCQLIRRAAWDSVDGFDTRYFMYFEDVDLGDRIGRAGWHNVYIPSAAVTHIGGKATSRAPKKMLAAHHESAYRYLADRHRGLAWKPVLAAVKAGLKLRLKFETRGK
- a CDS encoding NUDIX hydrolase, which encodes MSPHSDVVETLEKWQPGTAGQEALRHAFLGFLAAREDACLRSCEAGHVTASAVVLNASRSHVLLTLHPRVGRWLQLGGHCEVSDVSLSEAALREASEESGMSGLTISAEPVHLDVHPITCSLGVPTRHFDVRYVVVAPDGSEPVRSDESDDLRWWPLTALPPGSEDLTELIAAACG
- a CDS encoding DNA-3-methyladenine glycosylase family protein — encoded protein: MRYRPPFPLDLDAVLRPHRRGKGDPCLRADETGTTWLTGNTPDGPGTLALRRFSDGEIEAAAWGPGADRLLDGVPALLGAEDDDSEFVSHHDQVAQVRRRMPGLRLGSTGRVWDALIPAVLEQKVTGYEARRSWRELCRWFGEEAPGPAPAGTRVPPSPKAIMSIPDWTWHRAGVDLSRRKALIHSAQVAHRLERAAGMRGAEGRAFLRKVPGIGVWTASEIAQRAWGDPDAVSFGDFHIPAVVGYALLGEPLDDEGLAEVLAPYAPQRQRAVRYLEAAGFTRPRFGPRFSPRDYRAI
- the cofD gene encoding 2-phospho-L-lactate transferase translates to MKVVVVVGGVGGARFLLGVKAALGLPPIGPGESPHEVTALVNTGDDVWMHGLRISPDLDTCMYTLGGGIDTERGWGHQGETWAVKEELAAYGAEPTWFGLGDKDIATHLIRTRMLRAGYPLSAVTEALCDRWKPGVRLLPMSDDRVETHVVIDDPDDVGNRKAIHFQEWWVRYRSQPEAHSIVPVGVEEAKPAPGVLDAIAEADAVLFAPSNPVVSVGTVLSVPGVKEALRKTEAGVVGVSPIISGKPVRGMADACLAAIGVETSAEAVGIHYGSRQTSEDGLLDGWLVAEGETVHVPGVAVRAIPLLMSDVDATAAMARAALELAGADVE
- a CDS encoding sugar phosphate nucleotidyltransferase, translated to MTSELDVDAVVLVGGKGTRLRPLTLSAPKPMLPTAGVPFLTHLLSRIRAAGIRHVVLGTSYRAEVFEEHFGDGASLGLELEYVVEDEPLDTGGAIRNVADRLRADHAVIFNGDILSGADLRALVQTHRDTNADVTLHLQRVEDPSRFGSVPTDADGRVTAFLEKTPDPPTDQINAGCYVFRRTVLEAIPAGRRVSVERETFPGLLENGAHLHGFVDASYWLDVGTPEAFVRGSADLVRGLAPTSALPGPAGESLVLEGADVAADATVTGGSTVAAGSHVASGARIDGAVLFDRVSVAENAVVENSVLGVGARVGKGAVLKGVVLGDGATVGAGCELLDGARVWPDATLADGSIRFSSDA